Proteins encoded by one window of Sphingosinicella sp. BN140058:
- a CDS encoding tetratricopeptide repeat protein translates to MSAAEKEALDAFKRDVIDPSMSALIILDFWAEWCGPCKQLTPILEKVAGEYADRGVKLVKVNVDENRLVAAQFRVQSIPTVYAIFQGQLVADLTPARTEGQLTRILDQILQQLPIEGEAQQLEAEIEPLIAMGEQVLADGDGERAASIFGQILEMAPDNVDVIAGLARALAAAGRADEARTLLDGVPEKDANNPAIARARSAIALSEIAPAGEDTRALEQRIAANADDHDARYELAGLLMAAGQRDAAADHLLESIRRDRDWNEGAARKRLLQFIEVVGLEDSWAGDQRRKLSAILFT, encoded by the coding sequence ATGAGCGCGGCGGAGAAGGAAGCGCTGGACGCCTTCAAGCGCGACGTCATCGATCCGTCGATGAGCGCCCTCATCATTCTCGATTTCTGGGCGGAATGGTGCGGCCCGTGCAAACAGCTGACCCCGATCCTCGAAAAGGTTGCGGGTGAATATGCCGATCGCGGCGTCAAGCTGGTCAAGGTCAATGTCGACGAGAATCGCCTCGTCGCGGCACAATTCCGAGTGCAGTCGATCCCGACCGTTTACGCGATCTTCCAGGGGCAGCTCGTCGCCGATCTGACGCCGGCGCGGACGGAGGGCCAGCTCACCCGAATCCTAGACCAGATTCTGCAGCAGCTGCCGATCGAAGGCGAGGCCCAGCAACTCGAGGCCGAAATCGAGCCGCTGATTGCGATGGGCGAGCAGGTGCTCGCGGACGGCGACGGTGAGCGGGCCGCCAGCATCTTCGGCCAGATCCTGGAAATGGCGCCCGACAATGTCGACGTGATTGCCGGCCTTGCCCGTGCCCTGGCAGCCGCCGGACGCGCCGACGAAGCGCGCACTTTGCTCGATGGCGTGCCCGAGAAGGACGCGAACAACCCGGCGATCGCCCGCGCCCGTTCGGCGATCGCCCTGTCCGAGATCGCTCCGGCCGGCGAGGACACACGTGCGCTCGAGCAGCGGATCGCCGCCAATGCCGACGATCACGACGCACGCTACGAGCTTGCCGGATTGCTGATGGCGGCAGGCCAGCGCGACGCCGCCGCGGACCACTTGCTGGAGAGCATCCGCAGGGACCGCGATTGGAACGAAGGCGCCGCGCGCAAGCGGCTGCTCCAGTTCATCGAAGTGGTCGGGCTCGAGGATTCCTGGGCCGGCGATCAGCGCCGCAAGCTCTCGGCCATTCTGTTCACCTGA
- a CDS encoding LON peptidase substrate-binding domain-containing protein yields the protein MADPLRIPIFPLAGALLFPRTQLPLHIFEPRYRAMIRDALAGDRLIGMIQPRDQQDIPALFETGCLGRIETAEELDDGRFNIVLEGLTRFRVTREIRAETLYRQVEADRSPFADHEEDDPLGIAQRAELEQEARRYADALGYAVDWEAVSRLDDEMLVNGIAQIAPLDVGSKQALLEAPAISDRCELLVQFMQFQRMIPGGADGPETMQ from the coding sequence ATGGCCGACCCGCTGCGAATCCCGATCTTCCCACTGGCGGGCGCTTTGCTGTTCCCCCGTACGCAGCTTCCGCTGCACATCTTCGAGCCGCGCTATCGGGCGATGATCCGGGATGCCCTGGCAGGGGATCGCCTGATCGGCATGATCCAGCCTCGCGATCAGCAGGACATTCCGGCTCTGTTTGAGACCGGCTGTCTCGGCCGGATCGAAACCGCGGAAGAGCTGGACGACGGACGGTTCAACATCGTCCTCGAGGGCCTGACCCGCTTTCGTGTCACGCGCGAGATACGGGCGGAGACGCTCTATCGACAGGTCGAGGCGGATCGAAGTCCCTTCGCCGACCATGAGGAGGACGATCCGCTCGGCATCGCGCAAAGGGCCGAGCTCGAGCAGGAAGCCCGGCGGTACGCCGATGCGCTCGGCTACGCCGTCGATTGGGAGGCGGTCTCGCGGCTCGACGACGAGATGCTGGTCAACGGGATCGCGCAGATCGCGCCGCTCGACGTCGGCTCGAAGCAAGCGCTGCTGGAAGCACCGGCGATCTCGGATCGCTGTGAATTGCTCGTCCAGTTCATGCAGTTTCAGCGCATGATCCCCGGCGGCGCCGACGGACCGGAGACGATGCAGTGA
- a CDS encoding Trm112 family protein — protein MSPDLIARLVCPVTRGRLRLNENKDFLISDAASLAYPIRDGVPVLIVEEARHLDEAS, from the coding sequence GTGAGCCCGGATCTGATCGCCCGCCTGGTCTGCCCGGTCACCCGCGGGCGGTTGCGGCTGAACGAAAACAAGGATTTCTTGATTTCGGATGCCGCGAGCCTCGCTTACCCGATCCGCGATGGCGTGCCCGTCCTGATCGTCGAAGAGGCTCGGCACTTGGACGAAGCTTCGTGA
- a CDS encoding UbiH/UbiF/VisC/COQ6 family ubiquinone biosynthesis hydroxylase, whose translation MDRADVIILGGGLVGLTTAIALDRHGLSSIVVDPADPELTLAPAHDGRATAVSSASWRMLEAIGVGARLEGEGCPIRSIRVSEGLEPGGIVFDPEEGDDPLGIMYENRRLRQALRETAAEAANIQLLMPAAAADVVRDGTGVRVALQDGRMIAAPLLIAAEGRNSPTRDAAGIAMARWSYDHHAIVLTIRHEYVHESTAYEIFYPSGPFAILPMLPGTRSAIVWSVPAADAAAIVDLPARAIAAEIEKRMGGFLGRIEIAGPRWSYPLGFHHAATITGQRLALVGDAAHGIHPIAGQGLNLGFRDAAALAQVLVEGARLGLDLGDAQLLTRYEKWRSLDTFMVAAATDGLTRIYGVPGRTASAIRRFGMGIVQRIGPLRAQLMAEARGETGDLPLLLRGLQI comes from the coding sequence ATGGATCGCGCGGACGTCATCATCCTCGGCGGCGGCCTCGTCGGCCTCACCACCGCCATCGCCCTTGATCGCCACGGTCTGTCGAGCATCGTCGTCGACCCGGCCGATCCGGAGCTCACTCTGGCGCCGGCTCATGACGGCCGCGCCACCGCGGTGTCGAGTGCCTCCTGGCGGATGCTGGAAGCCATCGGAGTCGGTGCCAGGCTTGAGGGCGAAGGCTGCCCGATCCGCTCGATTCGGGTCAGCGAAGGGCTGGAGCCGGGCGGTATCGTCTTCGATCCCGAGGAGGGCGACGATCCGCTCGGCATCATGTACGAGAATCGCCGGCTTCGTCAGGCGCTGCGCGAGACTGCGGCCGAGGCAGCCAACATCCAGTTGCTGATGCCGGCAGCGGCGGCGGATGTCGTTCGGGACGGCACCGGCGTGCGCGTCGCGCTGCAGGACGGCCGGATGATTGCCGCCCCGCTGCTGATCGCGGCCGAAGGGCGCAATTCGCCGACGCGCGACGCGGCGGGAATCGCGATGGCCCGGTGGAGCTACGATCACCATGCGATCGTGCTGACGATCCGCCACGAATATGTTCACGAAAGCACCGCCTACGAAATCTTCTATCCGAGCGGACCGTTCGCGATCCTGCCGATGCTGCCCGGGACACGCTCCGCGATCGTGTGGTCGGTCCCCGCGGCCGACGCGGCCGCGATCGTCGATCTGCCCGCGCGGGCGATCGCTGCCGAGATCGAGAAGAGGATGGGCGGTTTTCTCGGCCGGATTGAAATCGCCGGACCGCGGTGGAGCTATCCGCTCGGCTTCCATCATGCGGCCACCATTACCGGCCAGCGGCTCGCCCTCGTCGGCGACGCCGCGCATGGCATCCATCCGATCGCGGGTCAGGGCCTCAACCTCGGCTTTCGTGACGCCGCTGCGCTTGCTCAAGTGCTCGTCGAGGGTGCCCGGCTGGGGTTGGACCTCGGCGATGCGCAGTTGCTCACCCGCTATGAGAAGTGGCGAAGCCTAGACACATTCATGGTTGCGGCCGCGACCGACGGCCTGACCCGGATCTATGGCGTTCCCGGTCGTACGGCTTCGGCGATTCGCCGCTTCGGCATGGGCATCGTTCAGCGCATCGGGCCCTTGCGTGCGCAGCTCATGGCGGAGGCCCGCGGGGAGACGGGCGATCTACCGTTGCTGTTGCGCGGGCTCCAGATCTGA
- a CDS encoding DNA translocase FtsK 4TM domain-containing protein, which yields MAHWRDGVRRGARRTGALAGGGALVAAALLSALALATYHTTDPALNTAAAGPVSNWLGAPGAWAADLLLTLWGVAVVLILPLPFLLGVRIASGSGVGRWGKGLLLSLAGLALVGTGAALLSGEAVNGLPAGWGGAFGLSIAKLVGVGLAAIGDSGVTEPFRIALMGVFGLAGLVLLWMGLAPRSEELSWIASRRLGRLRGARADEGDYADHDDDAEYEDDDLPAASERPARAPVINQPEQSRTVIKDRPAAPTPDTRRPNKERQAQLALGDSYQLPPLELLAPPPPSSAGTLDKAALERNARLLETVLEDFSVKGEIVEVRPGPVVTMYELEPASGIKASRVIQLADDIARNMSALSARVATIPGRTVIGIELPNVKREIVALSELIASQAFEDQVAQLPIVLGKNIAGDPVVADLAPMPHLLVAGTTGSGKSVGLNCMILSLLYRLTPEQCKMIMIDPKMLELSIYDDIPHLLAPVVTEPAKAIRALKWTVEQMEERYRMMASVGVRQLSSFNAKVREAKSKGQPLGRRVQTGYDAETGQPKYEMEELEYEVLPQIVVVVDELADLMMTAGKEVEFLIQRLAQKARAAGIHLIMATQRPSVDVITGVIKANLPTRISFAVTSKIDSRTILGEQGAEQLLGKGDMLYMPGGKQIARVHGPFVSDEEVRAIADHWRGQGTPDYIQAVTEEPEDGGYMFEGQPTGDDDAETQLYRKAVQTVAESQKASTSYIQRQLRIGYNNAARLIERMEKDGIVSTPDHVGRREVLVDPEGRPI from the coding sequence ATGGCACATTGGCGGGACGGCGTCAGGCGCGGCGCCCGGCGAACGGGCGCGCTTGCCGGAGGCGGCGCCCTCGTCGCGGCGGCTTTGCTGTCGGCGCTGGCCCTCGCGACCTATCACACCACCGATCCCGCCTTGAACACTGCGGCTGCCGGTCCGGTTTCGAACTGGCTTGGCGCACCAGGGGCGTGGGCTGCAGATCTGCTGCTCACCCTGTGGGGCGTCGCAGTCGTCCTGATCCTGCCGTTGCCGTTCCTCCTCGGCGTGCGGATCGCGAGCGGCAGCGGCGTGGGTCGATGGGGCAAAGGCCTGCTGCTCAGCCTCGCTGGGCTCGCCCTGGTCGGGACCGGCGCGGCATTGCTGTCGGGAGAGGCCGTGAACGGCCTTCCCGCCGGCTGGGGCGGAGCGTTCGGCCTGTCCATCGCCAAGCTGGTCGGTGTCGGCCTGGCGGCGATCGGAGATTCCGGCGTCACCGAGCCGTTCCGAATCGCTCTGATGGGCGTGTTCGGCCTCGCCGGGCTGGTGCTGCTCTGGATGGGTCTCGCCCCCCGATCGGAGGAGCTGAGCTGGATCGCATCGCGGCGGCTGGGCCGGCTGCGCGGTGCGCGCGCCGATGAAGGAGATTATGCCGATCACGACGACGACGCGGAGTATGAAGACGACGATCTTCCTGCCGCGTCCGAGCGGCCCGCCCGCGCGCCGGTGATCAACCAGCCGGAGCAATCACGAACCGTCATCAAGGACCGGCCCGCAGCACCGACCCCCGACACGCGCCGGCCCAACAAGGAACGGCAGGCGCAGCTCGCGCTCGGCGATTCCTACCAGCTGCCGCCACTCGAGCTGCTCGCGCCGCCGCCGCCCAGTTCCGCAGGCACGCTCGACAAGGCGGCGCTCGAGCGCAATGCACGGCTGCTCGAGACCGTGCTCGAAGACTTTTCGGTGAAGGGCGAGATCGTCGAGGTTCGACCCGGGCCCGTCGTCACCATGTACGAACTCGAGCCGGCCAGCGGAATCAAGGCGAGCCGGGTGATCCAGCTCGCCGACGATATCGCCCGAAACATGTCGGCGCTCTCGGCCCGCGTCGCCACCATTCCCGGCCGCACGGTGATCGGCATCGAGCTTCCCAACGTGAAGCGGGAAATCGTCGCCCTTTCGGAGCTGATCGCCAGCCAGGCATTCGAGGATCAGGTCGCGCAGCTGCCGATCGTGCTCGGCAAGAACATCGCGGGCGACCCGGTCGTCGCCGACCTCGCGCCGATGCCCCACCTGCTCGTTGCCGGCACCACCGGCTCCGGCAAGTCGGTCGGCCTCAACTGCATGATCCTGTCGCTGCTCTACCGTTTGACGCCCGAGCAGTGCAAAATGATCATGATCGATCCGAAGATGCTCGAACTCAGCATCTACGACGACATCCCCCATCTGCTGGCGCCGGTCGTCACCGAGCCTGCCAAGGCGATCCGCGCGCTCAAGTGGACGGTCGAACAGATGGAAGAGCGCTACCGGATGATGGCGTCCGTCGGCGTCCGCCAGCTCTCCAGCTTCAACGCCAAGGTTCGTGAAGCGAAGAGCAAGGGCCAGCCGCTCGGGCGCCGGGTGCAGACCGGATACGATGCCGAGACGGGGCAGCCGAAATACGAGATGGAGGAGCTCGAATATGAGGTCCTCCCCCAGATCGTGGTGGTCGTCGACGAACTCGCCGACCTGATGATGACCGCCGGCAAGGAGGTCGAGTTCCTGATCCAGCGCCTCGCCCAGAAGGCGCGTGCCGCCGGCATCCACCTGATCATGGCCACCCAGCGGCCGTCGGTCGACGTCATCACCGGCGTGATCAAGGCCAACCTGCCCACCCGAATCTCCTTTGCGGTGACCTCGAAGATCGATTCCCGCACCATTCTTGGCGAGCAGGGCGCGGAACAGCTGCTCGGCAAGGGCGACATGCTCTACATGCCCGGCGGCAAGCAGATCGCCCGCGTCCACGGCCCGTTCGTGTCCGACGAGGAGGTGCGCGCGATCGCCGATCATTGGCGCGGCCAGGGAACACCCGATTACATCCAGGCGGTGACCGAAGAGCCCGAGGACGGCGGCTACATGTTCGAAGGCCAGCCGACCGGCGACGACGATGCGGAGACCCAGCTCTACCGCAAGGCCGTACAGACGGTGGCGGAAAGCCAGAAGGCGTCGACCTCGTACATTCAGCGCCAGCTCCGCATCGGCTACAACAATGCCGCCCGCCTGATCGAGCGGATGGAGAAAGACGGGATCGTCAGCACGCCCGATCATGTCGGCCGGCGTGAGGTTCTCGTCGACCCCGAGGGGCGCCCGATCTGA
- a CDS encoding outer membrane lipoprotein carrier protein LolA encodes MMLRSKALALAMAPAVAAAAVMVPQAAVQAQATSPLAAVTAHLKAVNTMTASFSQTDRRGQTLTGTFTLKRPGKIRFQYQPDVPMLIVADGKRLHMIDYETKRPDSWPIGNSPLGVLLDPNPDLARIAKVVRSDSQTLLVQAKDPKRPQYGTVTLGFARVRSAPAGLLLQGWTVIDAQNNRTTVKLTNQRFNVPVADSAFTFQRPK; translated from the coding sequence ATGATGTTGCGTTCGAAAGCGCTCGCGCTGGCCATGGCGCCGGCCGTCGCCGCCGCGGCGGTGATGGTGCCGCAGGCGGCGGTGCAGGCGCAGGCGACCTCGCCGCTGGCGGCGGTCACCGCTCATCTCAAGGCCGTCAACACGATGACGGCGAGCTTCAGCCAGACGGATCGGCGCGGCCAGACGCTCACCGGAACCTTCACGCTGAAACGGCCCGGCAAGATCCGCTTTCAGTACCAGCCGGACGTGCCGATGCTGATCGTGGCGGACGGCAAGAGGCTTCACATGATCGACTATGAGACCAAAAGGCCCGACAGTTGGCCGATCGGCAATTCTCCGCTCGGTGTCCTGCTCGATCCCAATCCCGATCTGGCGCGAATCGCGAAGGTCGTCCGCAGCGATTCGCAGACCCTGCTGGTCCAGGCGAAGGATCCGAAGCGGCCGCAATATGGCACGGTCACGCTCGGCTTCGCCCGGGTGCGGTCGGCACCGGCGGGCCTGCTGCTCCAGGGGTGGACCGTGATCGACGCGCAGAACAATCGCACCACCGTCAAGCTCACCAACCAGCGATTCAACGTTCCCGTTGCCGACAGCGCGTTCACGTTCCAGCGGCCGAAATAA
- a CDS encoding exodeoxyribonuclease III, which produces MSSSLKIASWNINSVRARIGIVEQFLRSESPDILCLQETKVIDADFPADAFHQLGYTHQMIRGQRMHHGVAILSRIPLHEDQQHDWQANGEARHIGARLDCGIRLENVYIPAGGDVPDREVNSKFGQKLDFIERMTRWSEECDCPTILVGDFNVAPLECDVWSHKQLVNVVSHTPIEVEALSRLQASNDWVDLGRHFHPAPKRLHTWWSYRSPDFTKNDRGRRLDHMWATKDVAAQATGHHVHEPCRSWIKPSDHVPLVTEFVL; this is translated from the coding sequence ATGTCCTCATCTCTGAAAATCGCTTCCTGGAACATCAATTCGGTGCGCGCGCGGATCGGCATCGTTGAGCAGTTCCTTCGGTCCGAATCTCCTGACATTCTCTGCCTTCAGGAGACAAAGGTGATCGATGCCGACTTTCCGGCCGATGCCTTTCATCAGCTCGGCTACACGCATCAGATGATCCGCGGCCAGCGAATGCACCATGGCGTCGCCATTCTTTCGCGCATTCCCCTGCATGAAGATCAGCAGCACGATTGGCAGGCGAATGGCGAGGCTCGGCACATCGGCGCCCGCCTGGATTGCGGCATTCGCCTCGAGAATGTCTACATTCCGGCCGGTGGTGACGTTCCGGACCGTGAGGTGAACTCCAAGTTCGGGCAGAAGCTCGATTTCATCGAGCGAATGACGCGCTGGTCGGAAGAATGCGACTGCCCGACGATCCTGGTCGGCGACTTCAACGTGGCGCCGCTCGAGTGCGACGTCTGGAGCCACAAGCAGTTGGTCAACGTCGTCAGCCACACGCCGATCGAGGTCGAGGCGCTGAGCAGATTGCAGGCGAGCAACGACTGGGTGGATCTCGGGCGCCACTTCCATCCAGCGCCGAAACGGCTGCACACCTGGTGGAGCTATCGCTCACCCGATTTCACCAAGAACGATCGCGGTCGGCGACTCGATCACATGTGGGCGACCAAAGACGTCGCGGCGCAGGCGACGGGTCACCACGTCCACGAGCCCTGTCGGAGCTGGATCAAGCCGTCCGATCACGTGCCCCTGGTGACAGAGTTCGTCCTGTGA
- the ribA gene encoding GTP cyclohydrolase II, producing the protein MTARRDVARGIDALRRGWTVTIDGTAFLGVETADDAALSGFDTPRAADLLISGPRAVTLKLANQREAVPTGPVLIQRAPWIDLAEAIAIADPARDLSNPLKGPFRAGIAPAGAEAAIQLTRVAGLLPALFAGGTASDDSVRLSSADILAAVEHPTVTIASRARLPTEHSEKGEIVAFRTAGDPAEHIALLIGQPTGVPPLVRLHSECLTGDVLGSLKCDCGPQLDGALEAIAAAGWGILLYLRQEGRGIGLINKLRAYALQDQGFDTVDANLRLGFGDDERRFTVAARMLAALGQTEVRLLTNNPRKASGLEAAGIKVVERVPLQRGINPHNAAYLETKRTRSGHML; encoded by the coding sequence GTGACCGCACGCCGTGACGTCGCCCGCGGCATCGACGCGCTTCGGCGCGGCTGGACCGTGACGATCGACGGCACGGCCTTTCTCGGCGTCGAGACCGCTGACGACGCTGCGCTTTCAGGGTTCGATACGCCGCGAGCGGCCGATCTGCTGATCTCGGGCCCCCGTGCCGTGACGCTCAAGCTCGCCAACCAGCGCGAGGCCGTTCCGACCGGCCCCGTACTGATTCAGCGGGCGCCATGGATCGATCTTGCCGAAGCCATCGCGATCGCCGATCCGGCGCGGGATCTTTCCAATCCGCTGAAAGGTCCGTTTCGCGCCGGTATTGCTCCGGCCGGGGCGGAGGCCGCGATACAGCTCACCCGCGTCGCCGGCCTGCTGCCGGCGCTGTTCGCCGGCGGCACCGCCAGCGACGATTCGGTTCGGCTTTCCAGCGCGGATATCCTCGCGGCGGTGGAGCATCCCACGGTGACGATCGCGTCCCGAGCGCGGCTGCCGACCGAACATAGCGAGAAAGGCGAGATCGTCGCGTTCCGGACCGCCGGCGATCCCGCGGAGCACATCGCGCTGCTGATCGGCCAGCCGACCGGCGTTCCGCCTCTGGTTCGCCTGCACAGCGAATGCCTCACCGGCGACGTGCTTGGATCGCTGAAATGCGATTGCGGTCCGCAACTCGACGGTGCGCTGGAGGCGATCGCCGCCGCAGGATGGGGGATCCTGCTCTACCTCCGCCAGGAAGGCCGCGGCATCGGCCTGATCAACAAGCTGCGCGCTTATGCCTTGCAGGATCAGGGGTTCGACACCGTCGACGCCAATCTTCGGCTCGGCTTCGGCGACGACGAGCGCCGATTCACCGTCGCCGCGCGGATGCTCGCCGCGCTCGGCCAGACCGAGGTGCGGCTGCTCACCAACAATCCACGCAAGGCGTCAGGACTCGAAGCTGCGGGCATCAAGGTGGTCGAGCGGGTGCCGCTGCAGCGTGGCATCAATCCGCACAACGCGGCCTATCTCGAAACCAAGCGGACCCGTAGCGGCCACATGCTCTGA
- a CDS encoding HAD family phosphatase, whose product MTVRGLIFDFDGVLLESEYAGNLQIADYLTRIGHPTTPEHSMAHFMGLSGPAFLAAIENWIGRPLPDDFHAARAEEDALVLAQGLEAVAGAVAFIEALPPTLPKAIASSSSSHWITTHLDHLKLRHHFGDRIFSGAEHVARGKPAPDLYLLAADKIGVNIEDCAIIEDSPVGVTGAVVSGAKVIGLCAGRHCGADHAQRLRELGVRHIAASFDDVAALLFGDVSKPG is encoded by the coding sequence GTGACCGTTCGCGGACTGATCTTCGACTTCGACGGCGTCCTTCTCGAAAGCGAATATGCCGGCAACCTCCAGATTGCCGACTATCTGACCCGGATCGGCCATCCGACCACACCCGAGCATTCGATGGCGCATTTCATGGGTCTCTCCGGACCCGCCTTCCTCGCGGCGATCGAGAATTGGATCGGGCGGCCGCTGCCCGACGACTTCCACGCCGCACGTGCCGAAGAGGATGCGCTCGTCCTTGCGCAAGGCCTCGAGGCGGTGGCCGGAGCGGTCGCGTTTATCGAGGCGCTACCGCCGACGCTGCCGAAAGCGATCGCCTCGTCCAGTTCGAGCCACTGGATCACCACCCATCTCGATCACCTCAAGCTTCGCCACCATTTTGGCGACAGGATCTTCAGCGGCGCCGAGCATGTCGCACGCGGCAAGCCTGCGCCCGATCTCTACCTGCTCGCTGCCGATAAAATTGGCGTGAACATCGAGGATTGCGCGATCATCGAGGACAGCCCGGTCGGCGTGACCGGCGCCGTCGTCTCGGGTGCGAAGGTCATCGGCCTTTGCGCGGGACGTCACTGCGGCGCCGATCACGCGCAGCGGCTGCGGGAGCTCGGTGTACGCCATATCGCAGCGAGCTTCGACGATGTCGCGGCGCTTCTGTTCGGAGACGTGTCGAAGCCGGGGTGA
- a CDS encoding YggS family pyridoxal phosphate-dependent enzyme, which produces MIGAAEERLGEIRSRIDKAARLAQRKPGEVTLIAVSKTHVPEAIRPLLVAGQRVFGENRVQEAEAKWPALKAEFPDAVLHLIGQLQSNKAEEAVDLFDAIHGVDRPSLVTALSKAMEKSGRRPDCFLQVNIGDEPQKGGCAVAELPALIEAARTADLPVVGLMCIPPADVEPAPYFALLAELARRNALAGLSMGMSGDFETAVTIGATHVRVGTALFGARA; this is translated from the coding sequence ATGATTGGTGCAGCAGAGGAACGACTGGGCGAGATCCGGTCGCGGATCGACAAGGCGGCGCGCCTGGCGCAGCGCAAGCCCGGCGAGGTGACCCTGATCGCGGTCTCCAAAACCCACGTACCCGAAGCGATCCGGCCGCTGCTCGTAGCCGGTCAGCGCGTTTTCGGCGAAAATCGCGTCCAGGAAGCGGAGGCGAAATGGCCGGCGCTGAAGGCCGAGTTTCCCGACGCCGTGCTGCACCTGATCGGGCAGCTGCAATCCAACAAGGCAGAGGAGGCGGTCGATCTTTTCGATGCCATTCACGGCGTCGACCGACCATCGCTCGTCACGGCGCTCAGCAAGGCGATGGAAAAAAGCGGCCGCCGGCCCGACTGTTTCCTCCAGGTCAACATCGGTGACGAGCCGCAGAAAGGTGGCTGCGCGGTCGCCGAGCTTCCGGCCCTGATCGAGGCGGCACGCACCGCCGATCTGCCCGTGGTCGGGCTGATGTGCATCCCGCCCGCCGATGTCGAACCCGCGCCCTATTTCGCGCTGCTGGCGGAGCTCGCCCGGCGCAACGCTCTCGCGGGCCTCAGCATGGGGATGTCGGGCGATTTCGAGACGGCGGTCACCATCGGCGCCACGCACGTCCGGGTCGGGACAGCCTTGTTCGGAGCGCGCGCGTGA
- a CDS encoding thiamine phosphate synthase, protein MTDERQGETLWDALEHLPRGAGVIFRHYGLPVEARRRLFLAVRGVARRRRLILVVAGPLPLRGDGNHGRRGHGLRTAPAHDLKQIRAAERGGADLVFLSPVFPTRSHPGRPALGRVRFGLLARQCRVPVIALGGVTPRLADGLKALGAFGWAAIDAWGAGAGPCRDAIRSGRRFRCRRPGCHAVDRSPAPGDRAGTCTGRRR, encoded by the coding sequence ATGACCGATGAGAGGCAAGGAGAGACTCTCTGGGACGCGCTCGAGCATCTGCCACGCGGCGCCGGCGTCATATTCCGCCATTATGGACTGCCCGTCGAGGCGCGGCGACGCCTGTTCCTGGCCGTCCGGGGGGTGGCACGTCGTCGGCGCCTGATTCTGGTCGTGGCAGGTCCGCTGCCGCTCCGCGGCGACGGCAATCATGGTCGGCGGGGTCACGGCCTGCGCACCGCGCCCGCCCATGATCTGAAGCAGATCCGGGCGGCGGAACGCGGCGGTGCGGACCTCGTCTTCCTGTCGCCGGTATTCCCGACCCGATCTCATCCCGGCCGACCTGCCCTTGGCCGGGTGCGCTTCGGTCTGCTCGCGCGTCAATGTCGAGTGCCGGTCATCGCGCTCGGCGGCGTCACGCCGCGGCTTGCAGACGGGCTGAAAGCGCTCGGCGCCTTTGGCTGGGCGGCGATCGACGCGTGGGGTGCGGGTGCGGGGCCATGCCGCGACGCGATCAGAAGCGGAAGGCGGTTCCGATGTAGACGGCCTGGCTGTCACGCCGTTGATCGCTCACCGGCTCCAGGCGATCGCGCTGGAACTTGTACCGGACGCCGCCGGTGA
- a CDS encoding DUF3576 domain-containing protein, which produces MVRAATLALSIGLAFSLSACDFIQKDINKTLGKGEPDRVRAADLAASNVTTIGVNAYLWRAALDTLSFAPLVQADANSGVIVTDWYQNPNTQGDRVKVTATILDRDLRADALRVAASRQVLRNGQWVDAPVTAATVQKLEEVILTKARDLRRNAIAG; this is translated from the coding sequence ATGGTACGCGCCGCCACTCTCGCCCTTTCGATCGGGCTGGCCTTCTCGCTGAGCGCCTGCGATTTCATTCAGAAGGACATCAACAAGACGCTTGGCAAGGGAGAACCGGATCGGGTGCGGGCGGCCGATCTCGCGGCGTCGAACGTCACCACGATCGGGGTGAATGCCTATCTGTGGCGCGCTGCGCTCGACACGCTTTCGTTCGCGCCGCTGGTGCAGGCCGATGCGAACAGCGGCGTGATCGTCACCGATTGGTATCAGAATCCGAACACGCAGGGCGACCGGGTCAAAGTCACCGCAACCATTCTCGATCGCGATCTGCGCGCCGACGCGCTGCGCGTCGCCGCCTCGCGGCAGGTGCTGCGCAACGGTCAGTGGGTCGACGCACCCGTCACCGCCGCCACCGTGCAGAAATTGGAGGAAGTCATCCTCACCAAGGCTCGCGACCTGCGCCGGAACGCGATCGCCGGCTAA